A DNA window from Candidatus Zixiibacteriota bacterium contains the following coding sequences:
- the gatD gene encoding Glu-tRNA(Gln) amidotransferase subunit GatD, with amino-acid sequence MADEVLGYRGEALAVLEKYGVSVWSQAAIKSTRGAFEGIVLPRAENDDNEHIVLKLATGYNVGIAVDTVLEITELGSKEANYKIPEQEFPTSENMPSVKLFGTGGTIASRLDYRTGAVIPAFSPGELYGAVPELADICNLTTEKLFAVFSENMGPKQYLVLAKAIGEQIANGIDGIVIGHGTDTMHHTAAALAFMIQDSPVPIVMVGSQRSSDRPSSDAALNLIHATKAAAESDIAEVMVCMFGPTSDKYGLLHTATRVRKMHSSYRSTFRTVGDIPLAMIDRDKISPLRTDYNRRRPDREVKILPFFEEKVALVYYYPNMQPDIIDSLVENGYRGIVIAGTGLGHVNKPVYPAIERATKAGVAIYMTVQTLWGYVHMFVYDTGRDLMSLGIIPTENMLPEVAYVKLGWALGQTSDLEEVKKIMLTPIKDEITKREPYNGYLIFQGGIPEVEKFLRTIHK; translated from the coding sequence ATGGCTGATGAAGTACTGGGATATCGTGGCGAAGCGCTGGCTGTGCTTGAAAAATATGGCGTCAGTGTATGGAGTCAAGCCGCCATCAAAAGCACACGCGGCGCATTCGAGGGAATCGTGTTACCTCGCGCGGAGAACGATGACAACGAACATATCGTGCTCAAACTTGCTACCGGATACAACGTCGGCATAGCCGTTGACACTGTTCTCGAAATCACCGAACTCGGTTCCAAAGAAGCCAACTACAAAATCCCCGAGCAGGAATTCCCGACTTCCGAAAATATGCCCAGCGTGAAATTGTTTGGCACCGGCGGAACGATTGCCTCGCGTCTTGATTACCGAACCGGCGCAGTCATCCCCGCCTTTTCACCCGGCGAGTTGTACGGTGCAGTACCGGAATTGGCTGATATATGCAATCTGACCACCGAGAAGCTTTTCGCCGTGTTCAGCGAGAACATGGGGCCAAAGCAATACCTCGTGCTGGCTAAAGCAATCGGCGAACAAATTGCCAACGGTATCGATGGTATTGTCATTGGTCATGGTACCGATACGATGCATCACACGGCGGCGGCCTTGGCTTTTATGATTCAGGACTCTCCAGTGCCAATCGTGATGGTTGGCTCACAACGTTCATCTGACCGACCTTCTTCTGATGCCGCCTTGAATCTCATCCACGCCACCAAAGCGGCGGCCGAGTCCGATATTGCCGAAGTTATGGTCTGTATGTTCGGCCCCACATCCGACAAATACGGTTTGCTTCACACTGCTACCAGAGTGCGCAAAATGCACTCATCATATCGCTCGACTTTTCGCACGGTGGGAGATATCCCGCTGGCGATGATCGACCGTGACAAAATCTCCCCATTGCGGACCGATTACAATCGTCGCCGTCCCGACCGAGAGGTGAAGATTCTGCCGTTTTTCGAAGAGAAAGTCGCGCTTGTCTATTACTATCCCAACATGCAACCCGACATCATCGACTCGCTGGTGGAGAACGGTTACCGTGGGATTGTCATTGCCGGGACCGGTCTGGGGCATGTCAACAAACCTGTCTATCCCGCTATCGAACGCGCCACCAAAGCCGGCGTTGCAATCTATATGACGGTGCAAACGTTGTGGGGCTATGTCCACATGTTTGTCTATGACACCGGCCGTGATCTTATGAGCTTGGGAATTATCCCGACCGAGAACATGTTGCCCGAAGTGGCCTATGTCAAACTTGGTTGGGCGCTGGGACAGACGAGTGATCTTGAAGAGGTCAAAAAAATCATGCTGACCCCGATCAAAGATGAGATCACCAAGCGCGAACCGTACAATGGATATTTAATTTTCCAGGGCGGCATCCCCGAAGTCGAAAAGTTCCTCCGCACGATTCATAAGTAA